The Telopea speciosissima isolate NSW1024214 ecotype Mountain lineage chromosome 11, Tspe_v1, whole genome shotgun sequence genome includes the window TTctaaattttatacaaaacCCATCTTGACCCAAATACTGAGGATCATTGACCAATGTGAATTTAACTTCCAAACAACCAATCATTCAGAAAGTCTGCAAATAGGCACGACCATAATCACCTTGGGGTCTACTTCAGGAAAAGCATTAAATGTTTAAGAAGTACTAGAAAGTAAGAACAAAAGCACTTAATATTCATGTGCGACACAAATGACTGGGGTCTCACCCAACCAGTAGGCCCCACATCCATATGCTAGTTGGTCTTACTGTAACATTGAATCCTGGCCATTACAAATTTCACGATGCCAATTACTTATGTCCTTGGCAgtttccaattttttaaggTAGCGGCATAATGCAACCTCCAATACAATCCTCCAATGGGGAAGAATGTTAACATGTCATATACCTATACTTATTTTTCGTTAAGCAAATTAATTATTGTACTTATGAACCCACTTTTTCAAACATTTTAAATGGCCATAAATCACGCAATCCAATACAACTTGATAAAGAGGCAAACATTTAAGATTTTTCATCAATTGCATTCTACTGGTCCAAGCCCAGATAGAATAAGTTACATGAGGTTGGAATTTGATGTACAACCTATACAAAACCCATTTGAAGTAAACATTAAAAAGTTCAAGTGTCATGCTGAAAAATTGGAATAAGTTAGCGGTAATCCATCCTAGTCAACTTGAGTCAAGGATTAAAAACACAAGCAATAAAGCATGTGATGAGATGCTAAAACACTTACTGTTGCTGTGCAGCCAAGTCAATCTGCACTTCAGGAGGAGCCAGAGCAGGAGACTCAACAAAGTGGAGATTAGCATCCCTACAAAACCAGACATATTTTTGTATCAAATGGCTTTCTGCTGCATTCAGTAGCACAAAAGTAGTGAAAATCGGACCAAAGTTGTCTCATTACCCTGCAAGCTTCCGGGCAAGATATAGGAAAGGCTTCTCAAAATTATAGTTGCTCTTAGCAGAGATCTCATAGTACTGAAGATTCTTCTTCCTGTGGAATGTAACTTGCTTTGCCTTCACCTGCCTGTTCTTCACATCAACCTTGTTTCCACATAGAACAATTGGGATGTTCTCACAAACACTGCAATTTTGAAACAAAGAATACATTTGAGAAATAACCAAGATAAATCAGGGGACATTATTACACAGCTAGAAACGTAAATAGTCTTTTAGTGTTCTCTTTTTACACACCGGCAGAGATCCCTATGCCATGTAGGAACGTTCTTGTATGTCAATCGAGCAGTAACATCAAACATGATGATAGCACATTGTCCATGGATACTGCACATACCTCAAGAAGTTTCAGCACATAACCAATATTTTGAAGCTGAGCTGAAAAtacttcaaaaataaaattaatagcCTCCAGCAGTAATATTACTTTATAGGGGAATTTAGTACCAGAATAGAATCACCTGGGTCAAAATAATGTTGAATTCACTagattttaaaatgaaaaaacataTAATCCTAAAATTGGATAGGGTGGTTTATGGGGATGGTCTGGGCAAAAGCTTTATAAAGAGATACCCCCATGCTTTTGGATCTTTTCTAATCCACCACAAATGGATGGGAAATTAAATCACAAATTATAGATTTCAAAACTTAACTATATGGTTTATATGCCAATCAAGTAGAAGAATCAGAATCATTTGTTAATTTCAGTCACAAGATTTAATTCAGAGCTGTTTTAGATACTAATGCTACTTGtactattaaaaattaaaaaaagtacACTAAAAAATTGAGTCACAAtgcagaaaaaaaattcatgcatTACAAGTCATAAGAAAGGGTGGCACAATCCTATATAAAAAGCAACATAATAGATAACACTGACATAGATATCAG containing:
- the LOC122645942 gene encoding GTP-binding nuclear protein Ran-3 isoform X1: MALPNQQTVDYPSFKLVIVGDGGTGKTTFVKRHLTGEFEKKYEPTIGVEVHPLDFFTNCGKLRFYCWDTAGQEKFGGLRDGYYIHGQCAIIMFDVTARLTYKNVPTWHRDLCRVCENIPIVLCGNKVDVKNRQVKAKQVTFHRKKNLQYYEISAKSNYNFEKPFLYLARKLAGDANLHFVESPALAPPEVQIDLAAQQQHEAELAAAAAQPLPDDDDDAFE